DNA sequence from the Streptomyces sp. CA-210063 genome:
GCGCCGGGGGTGCCGGGGTTCGTCGCGGAGCAGCTGGAGACGGGAGGCGAGATACGAGGGTTTCTCACGGGTCACCGCGTCAGCCCCCGTCCCTGCTCACATGGAAATTGCGCGGTTCAGGCGGACAAGGTATTCCGCGTCCGGTTGCGTGCCGGCCCCGAAGCGTTCCTGGACCACGGCGAGCCCGAGGTCGCGCCGCTTCGGTGATCGCGCCGCGTCGGCCGTCGCCAGTGCGTCCGGCAGCTCCTGACGCGTGAGATCCGTGCAGTAGGCGGGTGTGCCGGGCTGCTGCCGCCACGATTCCGCGAGCGGCCCCGCATCAAAGGCGTCGAACCCGGTGTCCTCAACAAGTGCCATTGCCAGGTCACGCTCTCGCGGACTGTCGGCCGCGACGGGGAGCGAGATGCGGTCCGCACTTCCCGCCGGCTTGTTCCTGTGCGCGAACGACTCGGATCCGATCGAGTTCCACGCCTTGACGATGGGCCGGCCCAGCTGCTCGGCAGCCCACACGCTCTCGGCCTGGCCGGCGTCGATCGCCGCGATTCCGTTGTCCCGATGCGGGAAGTAGTTCGACGTGTCGATGACAACCGTGTCAGCCGGCACCTCGGCGATCAGTGGTGCGACCTGCGGAATGCGGGCGAAGGGAATGGAGAGGATCACGGCGTCGACGTCCACTACGGCTTCCGCCGCTGTCACCGCTCGTCCGCCCGAGGCCAGCACGTCCGCCTCGATCGTCTCCGGGCCGCGGGAATTGGCCGCCTTTACCTCGTGCCCGGCCGCGCTCAACCGCCTGGTCAACGTCTTGCCGATGTGCCCGGTGCCGAGAATGCCGATCCTCATGGTGAAACTCCTTGTCCGGAACGGAACCCCGGTTTGGGTGACCGGGGTTCCGGGGCTTGGTCCCTGCGGCGCTACCGGGGCTGAGGCCGACCCCGGACGCGGCGGTGTCAGTGGGTAATGACGACCTTGCCGAAGTGAGCGCCGCTCTTCGTGTTCGTCGTGTGTGTTCGTGGCGTGCCGGCGTTGCCGCTCTCGTGCCGTGGGGTGCACGAGAGCGGCGTCGGGTGTCTCAGCGGTGGGCGGCGCGGTTCATCTCGACGACGTCGTCGACGGTGGGATTGGCACCGAGGGCGGCGAAGCGTTCCGGGAGGCTGTCGCGGATGGCCGCGTCCTTGACGCGGTCGGCCGCGGCCAGGGCCGCCGGCAGCTCGTCCAGGGTCAGTTCGGTGCAGTAGGCGGGGCCGTTCGGCTGCTGGCGCCAGGAGTCGGCCAGCGTGCCGGCGTCGTAGGGGTCGAAGCCGGTGTCGTCCACCAGGCTCATGGCCACGCGCCGCGCCTCCTCGGAGTCGCCGGCGACGGGGATGGCGAGGCGGCCGGGCGTTCCGGCCGGGACGCCCTTGGTCCGCTGGGTTTCGGCCAGCGCGGCGTTCCACGCCTTGACCACGGGGCGGCCGAGCAGCTCGGCGGTGTACACGCTCTCCACCTGGCCGTTGTCCACCGCCTCGATCGGCTCGCTGAGCATGCCGGGGTAGTAGTTCGAGGTGTCGATGACCACCGTCTCGTCGGGCACCGACGCGAACAGGTCCGCCAGCTGGCCCGCCACCCCGAACGGGATCGACAGGACGATGACGTCCCGGCCCTGGACGGCGGCGTCGGAGAGGTCCGCCGCGCGGGCCCCGGACTCCAGCACCTCCGCCCGGACGGCCTCGGGGCCGCGGGCGTCGGCCACCTGGACGTCGTGACCGGCTGTGCTGAGCTTGGCAGCGAGGTTCCCGCCGATGGCACCGGCGCCTATGACAGTAATTTTCATGACTTGTTCCTTGAGAGGTTGTGCGGCCCCTGAGGGCAGCGAGATGTGACGGCCGTGTGGTGGTGGTGCCGCCTGGCGTTGCGGGGCCGGGGCGGGGTGCCTGGCGGTTTACGCCTGGGTGTCCTGCTGGCGGTAGCCGCTCGCGATGAGCGTGCGGAGCCGGTCGAGCGACTCCTCCTCGGTACCGGTGCCCTTGATCCAGGCAACGGAACAGGCCGCGAGGAACAGGTCGTGCCCCCGCACCGACGCGCGCACGCGCCCCGCGAGCTGCGCGGCTCGCACATACTGATCGGTGGCGGAGATGAGGATGTCGCAGGGAATCGTCAGCGGGTTGTCCGGCTCCTGCGCCCTGGCCGCGGCCATGAGCGGGTCCGGCAGCCCGCTGAAGGCGCTGAAGTACTCCTCCATCGCCCGCAGCCACTGCTCCAGCGCCTCGGCCGGGTCGCCGAGCTGATCGATGTCCGTCTGACGGGCCACCAACTCCTCGGAGCGCGTCTGCAGCACGGCCGCCAGCAGCGCCTCCCGGGTGGGGAAGTGCCGGTACAGCGTGCCGGGCCCGACGCCCGCCTCCTTGGCCACCGCCTCAAGGGAGGTGCCGACTCCGTGCTGCAGGAAGTGACGCTGCGCGGTCTCCAGGAGGGCGGCGCGGTTGCGCTGGACGTCCGCGCGCGGCTTGCGTCCCCGCTGGTCACCGGCGCTCATGCGCCCTCCTGCCTGCCGTGATCCTGCGGCCACATCAAAACGGATGCTGCCTCCGTACATGTTCGAGAGTAAAGCGGAGGCAGCGTCCGGTCAAACGGGCGGCCTGAGCGCGGAGCCCGGACAGCGCAGCGGGCCGACTAGCCTGGCCGCAGAGCGCAGGGCAAATGCCGTGCGGGCTGCACCACTCCAGGGCGCCCTTGTCCGGCCCCTCCCGCGCCGAGCCCGGCCCGCTCCCCAGTCCCCGGTCCAGGACGTCAGGGGGTGAGCTGCTGGTGTCCGATGACGGAGAGCAGTTCGAGTTTGCTGTGGCTCTCCGTGCCGGGGCGGGTGGTCAGCACCACCAGAGTTTGGGCGCGGTTCTCGGTGTACAGGAGCTGGGCGTCGACGTCGATGCGGCCGAGTTCGGGATGGAGGAGGGTCTTGCAGTCGCCGTAGCGGGCGACCTCCTGAAGGTCCCACATGCGGACGAACTCGGGGCTGTGTTCCTGGAGTTCGGCGAGGATCCGGGCGGCTCGGGGGGTGTCGCTGCCGGCTGTCAGCGCGGCCCGCAGGCGTGCCGCCTGGGCGCGGCCGTGGGATTCGTGGGTCTCCTCGGGATACACCAGACGCTCGGCCGGGTCCATGAACCAGCGGTAGTAGCCGCTACTGGCCAGACCGGCGTGGCGGGTCTGGTCGCCGAGCAGCGCGATGGCCAGGGGGTTCATCGCGAGGGTGTCGACCAGGTCGGTCGTCACCAGGGCCGGGGTGTCGTCCAGGCGGTCCAGGACTCGCAGCAGCGTGGGGCTGACATGTTCGGAGCGGTGGAAGCGGGCCGGGGCGTTGTGGCCGATGAGGACGAAGAGATGGTCGCGTTCGTCCAGGGTCAGCCGTAGTGCCCGGGCGAGAGCCGCGGTGATCTGGACGGAGGGCTGCGGAGCACGCTGCTGTTCCAGCCGGGCGTAGTAGTCGGTGGACATGCCGGCGAGCTGCGCGACCTCCTCGCGGCGCAGCCCCTGCGTACGCCTGCGCGGCCCCTCGACCAGCCCGACGTCGCGGGGCCGCAACATCTCACGCCGGTGGCGCAGGAATTCCGCCAGTTCCTTCTTGTCCATGTCCCCATCCTCGCCGCATCCCGCCCGCCTATCCA
Encoded proteins:
- a CDS encoding NAD(P)-binding domain-containing protein, which encodes MRIGILGTGHIGKTLTRRLSAAGHEVKAANSRGPETIEADVLASGGRAVTAAEAVVDVDAVILSIPFARIPQVAPLIAEVPADTVVIDTSNYFPHRDNGIAAIDAGQAESVWAAEQLGRPIVKAWNSIGSESFAHRNKPAGSADRISLPVAADSPRERDLAMALVEDTGFDAFDAGPLAESWRQQPGTPAYCTDLTRQELPDALATADAARSPKRRDLGLAVVQERFGAGTQPDAEYLVRLNRAISM
- a CDS encoding NADPH-dependent F420 reductase, encoding MKITVIGAGAIGGNLAAKLSTAGHDVQVADARGPEAVRAEVLESGARAADLSDAAVQGRDVIVLSIPFGVAGQLADLFASVPDETVVIDTSNYYPGMLSEPIEAVDNGQVESVYTAELLGRPVVKAWNAALAETQRTKGVPAGTPGRLAIPVAGDSEEARRVAMSLVDDTGFDPYDAGTLADSWRQQPNGPAYCTELTLDELPAALAAADRVKDAAIRDSLPERFAALGANPTVDDVVEMNRAAHR
- a CDS encoding TetR/AcrR family transcriptional regulator; its protein translation is MSAGDQRGRKPRADVQRNRAALLETAQRHFLQHGVGTSLEAVAKEAGVGPGTLYRHFPTREALLAAVLQTRSEELVARQTDIDQLGDPAEALEQWLRAMEEYFSAFSGLPDPLMAAARAQEPDNPLTIPCDILISATDQYVRAAQLAGRVRASVRGHDLFLAACSVAWIKGTGTEEESLDRLRTLIASGYRQQDTQA
- a CDS encoding DUF4158 domain-containing protein — translated: MQGNTLLEGEPSVRELEELFRLDAVALEQARAKRRSHNRPGWVVQWGTVRMLGTFMSAPADVAPGVPGFVAEQLETGGEIRGFLTGHRVSPRPCSHGNCAVQADKVFRVRLRAGPEAFLDHGEPEVAPLR
- a CDS encoding helix-turn-helix transcriptional regulator, with translation MDKKELAEFLRHRREMLRPRDVGLVEGPRRRTQGLRREEVAQLAGMSTDYYARLEQQRAPQPSVQITAALARALRLTLDERDHLFVLIGHNAPARFHRSEHVSPTLLRVLDRLDDTPALVTTDLVDTLAMNPLAIALLGDQTRHAGLASSGYYRWFMDPAERLVYPEETHESHGRAQAARLRAALTAGSDTPRAARILAELQEHSPEFVRMWDLQEVARYGDCKTLLHPELGRIDVDAQLLYTENRAQTLVVLTTRPGTESHSKLELLSVIGHQQLTP